One part of the Arachidicoccus terrestris genome encodes these proteins:
- a CDS encoding SusC/RagA family TonB-linked outer membrane protein, with translation MRLAMMLILLASLSVSARGTAQKVTINETNAPLEKVINQLQQQSGYDFFYKGSTMDLSRPVTLSFHNIPIEQALKACFEKQPRLSYSIVDKVVIIKVKAKQAQDAPHSVTPVVKRVDMADNIRGKITSDAGMPIAGATIRIEGQDGKGTLSNAQGEFELSNVDESTVLVVSSVGYATKTVKVGNRRVINIILTAIVNELDETVVIGYGQVQKKDLTGSVSTITAKDIQDVPFLTADNAIAGKAAGVQVTKTDGTPGGTVRIRVRGSTSLLGGNDPLYVIDGVPVQVQSNFINPGFDVSSPVGNDVTGAGGVSSGMSTAFVNALNSIGGLNVDDIESITILKDASSTAIYGSKAANGVVIIQTKKGKKDMQPQVMFSYYGTWSKPLTPTLLNADQYKMLLSEAAKNDYDYRSKYDMSISPELDAIVHHADSYFGKGHTDWLKEVTRNTLANNVEVAVRGGGNATKYYSSISYNSTPGVIKNSSYERIAGKLNLENEIGRHLRFITNLNLGYSSQNVTDGAYQQALRARPDYTPYDSAGAYSDFSGIGYSYQGFQNPVAMLTALNQSKTFNLLGSISGIYKFTNDLEFKSTISLNMQDYTQRNYTPSYLAIGSFYGNVENKGGIGANSNSHLANWFWENTLTWNKQFDDDNSLNLLGGYSYETRKYSFFSATATGYPNDDILNSLSSAVTPLFTKGDNPSKPQSYLVSYYLRANYGFKDRYLVTFTGRADGSSKFGPENKYGYFPSGALAWRVSKENFLKDVHWIDDLKLRGSYGITGSQNIADQMYRTLYSPYSYAGTSALIPTQLGNAAIQWESTRQTDLGLDFAFFNSRLSGTVDYYRKETRGALLSLPVAPSSSYSSLLGNVASLRSTGIELSLEGDIIRNKDFRWSASMNITWPKTLVTKISEEADLSQLGNLTGLEYGNVTLIEGKPLGLITGLKIEGIIRTEAELEDYRKRLGFYADPSSGYAPFAFVSIGDPMFKLDGSESGGQYPAFDQIIGSAAPNCYGGFTQSFTYKNLNLNFYFTYSQGGSLMWGDGVSSINFVGTSNANAYMLGRWTPDNPDAQNPRLVWKDQALMYNTSLSVFDASYLKLRTVTLSYLLNQSKWLKSKGIKNASIFFSATNLFTITGYPGNDPETSDDPFSVAGGYFDVSNYPSLRSLSLGLKMAF, from the coding sequence ATGAGATTGGCGATGATGCTTATTCTTTTGGCGTCGCTCAGCGTGTCGGCCAGAGGGACGGCACAGAAGGTAACGATCAATGAGACAAATGCTCCACTCGAAAAAGTGATTAACCAGTTGCAGCAGCAAAGTGGCTATGATTTCTTTTATAAGGGATCTACTATGGATTTGTCCAGGCCGGTAACACTGAGTTTCCACAACATACCGATAGAACAGGCATTGAAAGCCTGCTTTGAAAAGCAGCCCCGTCTCAGCTATTCTATTGTAGATAAAGTGGTGATCATTAAAGTAAAAGCAAAACAGGCGCAGGATGCTCCACATTCTGTAACACCGGTCGTAAAACGGGTGGATATGGCTGATAACATCAGAGGAAAAATAACCAGTGATGCGGGTATGCCGATTGCCGGGGCAACGATCAGGATTGAAGGACAGGATGGAAAAGGGACTTTATCTAATGCGCAGGGCGAATTTGAACTTTCCAACGTAGATGAAAGCACTGTACTCGTTGTTAGTAGTGTCGGTTATGCAACTAAAACCGTTAAAGTGGGTAACCGAAGGGTGATTAATATCATTCTTACGGCCATCGTTAATGAACTTGATGAAACAGTAGTGATCGGTTATGGACAGGTCCAAAAAAAAGACCTTACAGGATCTGTTTCTACCATAACAGCCAAAGATATTCAGGATGTTCCTTTTTTAACGGCAGATAATGCGATTGCCGGCAAAGCAGCAGGCGTTCAAGTCACAAAAACAGACGGAACGCCGGGAGGGACTGTTCGTATCCGCGTGAGGGGCTCCACTTCATTGTTGGGTGGCAATGATCCGCTATACGTTATCGACGGTGTACCGGTACAGGTACAAAGTAACTTTATTAATCCCGGTTTTGATGTATCCAGTCCTGTGGGGAACGATGTTACGGGGGCTGGCGGAGTGAGCTCTGGCATGTCCACAGCTTTCGTTAACGCACTCAACAGTATCGGAGGGCTTAATGTCGACGATATTGAATCCATTACTATATTGAAAGATGCATCTTCCACCGCGATTTATGGCTCAAAAGCAGCTAATGGCGTAGTGATCATTCAGACCAAGAAAGGTAAAAAGGATATGCAACCGCAGGTCATGTTCAGCTACTACGGAACATGGAGCAAGCCACTTACCCCCACGCTCCTCAATGCAGATCAGTATAAAATGCTATTGTCTGAAGCGGCTAAAAATGATTACGATTATAGAAGCAAATATGACATGAGCATTTCACCTGAACTTGATGCTATTGTTCATCATGCGGATAGTTATTTTGGCAAAGGGCATACAGACTGGTTAAAAGAAGTCACCAGAAATACGTTGGCTAATAATGTCGAAGTAGCTGTAAGAGGCGGAGGCAATGCTACCAAATACTATTCTTCTATTTCATACAACAGTACGCCAGGCGTCATCAAAAACAGTAGTTACGAGAGAATCGCGGGAAAACTAAACCTGGAGAACGAAATCGGCAGACATTTGCGCTTTATTACGAATTTGAATTTGGGATACAGCAGCCAAAATGTTACTGATGGAGCGTACCAGCAGGCTCTTCGGGCCCGGCCTGATTACACACCCTATGATTCCGCAGGAGCGTATTCAGACTTTTCCGGTATTGGGTACAGTTATCAAGGCTTTCAAAATCCGGTGGCAATGTTAACGGCACTTAACCAGTCCAAGACCTTTAATTTACTGGGTTCTATCTCTGGTATTTATAAGTTTACAAATGACCTTGAGTTTAAGTCAACGATTTCCCTTAATATGCAAGATTATACCCAACGTAATTATACACCTAGTTATCTGGCCATCGGAAGCTTTTATGGAAATGTCGAAAATAAAGGAGGTATTGGAGCAAATTCTAACAGTCATCTGGCCAACTGGTTCTGGGAAAATACGCTTACCTGGAATAAGCAATTTGATGACGATAATAGCCTTAATTTATTAGGTGGTTATTCTTATGAAACCAGAAAATATAGCTTTTTTAGCGCCACGGCAACTGGATACCCAAATGACGATATCTTAAATAGCCTGTCTTCTGCGGTGACCCCGCTGTTTACGAAGGGTGATAATCCCAGTAAACCTCAGAGTTACCTTGTTTCTTATTATTTACGTGCCAATTATGGTTTTAAAGATAGATACCTGGTGACATTTACAGGAAGGGCCGATGGATCTTCTAAGTTTGGACCGGAGAATAAGTATGGATATTTTCCGTCCGGTGCGCTGGCCTGGAGGGTCTCTAAGGAGAATTTTTTAAAAGATGTTCATTGGATTGATGACTTAAAGCTTCGTGGCAGTTATGGAATAACCGGAAGCCAGAATATAGCAGATCAGATGTATAGAACCCTTTATTCCCCTTATTCTTATGCCGGTACCAGCGCTCTGATACCCACCCAGTTAGGTAATGCTGCGATTCAATGGGAATCCACCAGACAAACTGATCTGGGGTTAGATTTCGCTTTTTTTAATTCCAGATTAAGCGGGACAGTGGATTATTACCGTAAAGAAACCAGGGGGGCCTTATTAAGCCTCCCCGTTGCACCTAGCAGTAGCTATTCATCTTTATTGGGAAATGTGGCCAGTTTAAGAAGTACTGGGATTGAGCTTTCCTTAGAAGGCGATATTATCCGCAATAAGGATTTTAGATGGAGTGCTTCCATGAATATTACCTGGCCGAAGACATTGGTTACAAAGATCAGCGAGGAGGCAGATCTATCACAGTTGGGAAATTTGACTGGCCTTGAATATGGAAATGTTACCCTGATAGAGGGAAAACCACTTGGACTAATTACCGGGCTGAAAATAGAGGGTATTATCCGCACTGAGGCAGAATTAGAGGATTATAGGAAACGGCTAGGCTTCTATGCAGATCCTTCCAGTGGCTACGCCCCGTTTGCATTTGTTTCCATTGGTGACCCAATGTTTAAGCTGGATGGCTCTGAATCGGGAGGACAGTATCCTGCCTTTGATCAGATTATCGGCAGCGCAGCGCCCAACTGCTATGGAGGGTTTACGCAGTCATTCACCTATAAGAATCTAAATTTGAATTTTTATTTTACCTATTCTCAAGGCGGCTCACTGATGTGGGGAGATGGTGTTTCCAGTATCAATTTTGTGGGCACTTCCAATGCGAATGCCTATATGCTGGGCCGGTGGACGCCAGATAATCCCGATGCACAGAATCCTAGGTTAGTATGGAAAGACCAGGCCTTAATGTATAATACAAGTTTAAGTGTTTTTGATGCTTCTTACCTCAAATTAAGAACGGTTACCCTTAGCTATCTTTTGAATCAAAGCAAATGGCTAAAAAGTAAAGGCATTAAAAACGCCTCTATTTTCTTTTCTGCTACGAACTTATTTACGATTACCGGCTATCCGGGAAATGATCCTGAAACTTCTGATGATCCTTTTAGCGTGGCAGGCGGTTATTTTGATGTCAGTAATTATCCCAGTCTCCGCTCTTTGTCATTAGGCTTAAAAATGGCATTTTAA
- a CDS encoding RagB/SusD family nutrient uptake outer membrane protein translates to MKKLEHIFLILGMIFVLLLNSCSKQLNVYPTTSEVDGKVIKDLQSAKTTLNGIYYRFANAGFDNNQNPSVLWVGVNEGIPSELSGLFTYPYGGSEITDHTYQSSSYAIGSVWQYGMNIVNAANGFLKNIEPAASITAEDKKVLQAEAKFLRAYANIILLAYFGQYDDPSSEYGIILRTDFVTADNISQPRSSVQEAYNLILADLDEAIAVLPDVNTDNYYANIWAAKLLKARVLMIKNNSADKLSVIELCEDIINNSPYELEKSYQQLFWSKGLESNEVILGIHPYSQDIYKYNNYIYYNQNVGTDLMLKLFKNDPRGSWILRPKPNNYMGGNMQVFTKYYSGSVIQAVPTASSSVSYALRLTEAYLLEAEAITESGGNLDNARVLLKTVMEKSGVTNFTQIDNAKSASQLQLEVIKEEMRNFVGEAGQDWFALRRLPFETIKEMVPSIGNKTQLILPIPQEEMKRNSALRGMQNPGYGG, encoded by the coding sequence ATGAAAAAATTAGAACATATATTTTTAATACTGGGGATGATATTCGTATTGCTGCTTAATTCCTGCTCAAAGCAGCTGAATGTCTATCCTACTACTTCTGAGGTAGACGGAAAGGTGATCAAAGATTTGCAAAGTGCGAAGACCACACTTAATGGCATCTATTATCGCTTCGCCAACGCAGGATTTGATAACAACCAGAATCCTTCTGTTTTATGGGTTGGTGTAAATGAAGGTATTCCCTCCGAGCTTTCTGGATTGTTTACTTATCCCTATGGAGGTAGCGAGATTACTGATCACACCTATCAAAGTAGCAGTTATGCCATAGGCAGTGTTTGGCAATATGGAATGAATATTGTTAATGCGGCAAATGGCTTTTTAAAGAATATTGAGCCAGCGGCCAGTATTACTGCAGAGGATAAAAAAGTATTGCAAGCGGAAGCCAAATTCTTGCGGGCATATGCTAACATCATACTGCTAGCTTATTTTGGTCAGTATGATGATCCTTCCAGCGAATATGGGATTATTTTAAGAACCGATTTTGTTACGGCTGATAATATTAGTCAACCCCGAAGCTCAGTACAGGAAGCCTACAATTTGATTCTCGCTGATTTAGATGAAGCTATAGCTGTACTCCCCGACGTAAATACCGATAATTATTACGCCAACATATGGGCTGCCAAATTGCTGAAAGCGAGGGTCTTGATGATCAAAAACAACTCGGCAGATAAGCTGAGTGTTATTGAACTTTGCGAGGATATTATTAATAATAGCCCTTATGAACTGGAGAAGAGCTATCAGCAACTGTTTTGGAGTAAAGGTTTAGAAAGTAATGAAGTGATATTGGGTATTCATCCGTACTCGCAGGATATTTATAAATATAATAACTATATATATTATAATCAGAATGTCGGAACAGATCTAATGCTGAAGCTGTTTAAAAACGACCCCAGAGGATCATGGATACTGCGACCTAAACCGAACAATTATATGGGCGGGAATATGCAGGTGTTTACCAAATACTATTCGGGTAGTGTCATTCAGGCTGTTCCTACAGCCAGTTCCAGCGTGAGCTATGCTTTAAGGCTTACGGAAGCCTATTTGCTGGAAGCAGAGGCCATTACTGAGTCTGGTGGTAACCTTGACAATGCCAGGGTGCTGCTCAAAACCGTCATGGAAAAATCCGGGGTCACTAATTTTACTCAGATCGACAATGCAAAGTCTGCCAGTCAGTTACAGCTGGAAGTAATCAAAGAAGAAATGAGAAATTTTGTGGGAGAAGCGGGCCAGGATTGGTTTGCGCTAAGAAGGCTGCCGTTTGAAACTATAAAGGAGATGGTGCCCTCTATTGGAAATAAAACACAGTTAATACTGCCGATTCCGCAGGAGGAAATGAAGCGTAACAGTGCTTTAAGAGGAATGCAAAATCCGGGCTATGGAGGATAA